Proteins encoded within one genomic window of Aerococcus viridans:
- a CDS encoding phosphotransferase family protein — translation MVLEYKFDREWILEPIGGDTGQAYVGYNDANDERVFLKRNSSPLLTILSMEGFAPKLKWTKRESSGDIMTAQDWVSGNVLSHFEVAQLPVVKLMYRYHHSDNLYNMLVKIDGEVYEPDRFLQDYESDLAKELRHHHLLADVTACLWDTRHLVEGVRKTVCHGDLNRRNFIRAEDNQLYLVDWEMVKIADPILDISQLLVQYVDFKNWDTWFDLYGLHITYDIYQRIEWYSMLNLLNMIKKDFRENRMIAMNHKILKLKHIYNNRYLHQVGEM, via the coding sequence ATGGTTTTGGAATACAAATTTGATCGCGAGTGGATTCTCGAACCCATTGGAGGGGATACTGGTCAAGCCTATGTTGGCTATAATGACGCTAACGATGAACGTGTATTTTTAAAACGTAATTCTTCACCCTTGTTAACCATCCTATCGATGGAAGGCTTTGCACCCAAGTTGAAATGGACTAAGCGTGAGTCTAGTGGGGACATTATGACGGCCCAAGATTGGGTGTCTGGTAATGTCTTATCGCATTTTGAAGTGGCCCAATTGCCCGTGGTTAAATTGATGTACCGCTACCACCATTCGGATAATTTATATAATATGCTGGTTAAAATTGACGGCGAGGTTTACGAACCAGACCGCTTTTTACAGGATTATGAAAGTGATTTGGCAAAAGAATTGCGTCACCATCACTTGTTAGCCGATGTGACTGCTTGCCTATGGGACACTCGTCATTTGGTTGAAGGGGTCCGCAAGACGGTGTGTCACGGGGACTTGAACCGCCGGAACTTTATACGAGCTGAGGACAATCAGTTATATCTAGTGGACTGGGAAATGGTAAAAATCGCTGATCCTATTCTAGATATCAGCCAATTGTTGGTGCAATATGTTGATTTTAAAAATTGGGATACCTGGTTTGACTTATATGGCTTGCACATTACATACGATATTTACCAACGTATTGAATGGTATTCGATGTTGAATCTCTTGAATATGATCAAAAAAGACTTCAGAGAAAATCGGATGATTGCCATGAACCATAAAATCTTAAAATTAAAACATATCTACAACAACCGTTACTTACATCAAGTAGGGGAAATGTAA